AATTATTAgacaatattttttttcgagattaTATAATCCAGATTCGTCAGGATTTGTCGTCGCCGTATACCTGGGCGATGTCGGCCAGATTTatgagcgagctggagcgTTTTTTGCGcgacttgagctcgttttcggGCACCGCGCACGCGCCCGACGATTCGCCCGTCTGCACCGGATACTCGGcgttcagctcgtcgatgtTCGcctggatctgctgctgcaacgCTTCCCTGTTCTCCAACAGGGCGGTTCTGTACTGGCTGTGCACGATCTCAATGTTGGTGTCAGTCTCGCGGTCGATCGCCTCCAACCGATGCGCCGTCAGCGCTGCGATCTGGTTCAAAAGCTTCATCTTGTCTGCGTAACTGGTTGCGAAGTAGTTGTAGAAAAGATCCGGGTCACACGCCGGCGACTCCACCACAGGCCGATTCTCAAACCCATCTGCGTTTAAAACACCCATCTGTCGCTGTAGATACACGAAATCCTCCTTGGTGGAGCTGATGGCatcgtcgatcttctcgacgagctggtcgatGTTGGCTATTCGGGCCGCCGCAAATTGCCTTGCCAGCGTCTCGTACTCCTTGGCTACCTGCGACTTGAGCTCCTTCACGTGGGCATCGTCCATCGACGGCAGGTTGATGTTGTGATTTTGCAACTGGGTGTGCAGGTCCGGTTCCTGGAATCTATCGGCCATGTTTTCGCGGAAAAGCGGGTGTAAATGGTCCTCGCTTTCTTGTTTCACCGGGAGTGACTCGGTGCTGGACGCCCTGTCCGAGCCCTGGCGCTCCTCGGCAGGAGTTTCGTACTCCTTGTGTTTTTCACGgagcagccgcagcagctctgCTCGGTCGGCACCTGTGGCCATAACGTAGCTCACAAACTGGTCCATGGACGCGTTGCTATGTTCGGGGTTATGTGATGCAAATTTGACAACTCCAACAGCGGCGGAAATCACGGCAACAGCGGTGTTGGTGCGTGCTATGAAGTTATTTTTTGCCTgctatttattttattttattttatttttataTATCCCCCCATGGCCGTTAAATACCTTATTCTGCTGTCCAAGCAGGGCAAAGTCAGACTCTCAAAATGGTACATTGCTGTCAGCCAGAAGGAGAAACAACGGATCATAAGGGAATTGACCGCCATCATCCCGTTGCGCAAACCAAAGATGTGCAACGTGCTCGAACACAAGGACTCGAAACTTGTATACCGCAGATACGCCAGTCTGTTTTTCATCGCGTGCgtcgagaacgacgacaacgaACTCATTACGCTCGACCTCATCCAGCGCTACGTCGAAATCATGGACAAGGCATACGGCAGCGTGTGCGAGCTCGACATCATCTTCAACTTCCAGGTGGCGTATCACgtgatcgacgagctcgtGATCGACGGCGTGATACAGGAGAGCAGCGCGTCGGAGGTGCTGAAGCGGGTGAACCAGCAGGACCAGCAGGAACTGGACGAGTTTATGGACGCCACGTACGCATAGTGGTGCGAGCGTATAGAGGTAGGTAAATGATGGAATGCGTACGAATTACCTGTAGCCTGTGTACGGGTGTGTGTGGTTTTCCGCGCTCGTGTTATGTGCCCGCTTAATTCTGACCAACGAAATTTAGCCAAATTTTTCTAAAACAACTGTACCGAAAACACCATGTTGGCAAGACTAGCAGCTAGAGGTAGGTTTTCGCGCGCGCCATTGACTAACAATTCAGCTTCCGCAAGACCAATGGCCACGATCGGCCACAGAGCCGTCGGCATCAGATGTCTGTCGACCCCTGTTGACCCTAAGACCAAGGCCAACGCTCTGATTGACTCGCTTCCAGGCAACTCGTTCCTGTCTAAGACGGGTATTCTGGCCACCACTGCCGCCGCCTCTGTTTACGCCATTTCGTCCGAGTTGTATGTTGTCAACGAC
This window of the Ogataea parapolymorpha DL-1 chromosome VII, whole genome shotgun sequence genome carries:
- a CDS encoding Small subunit of the clathrin-associated adaptor complex AP-1, whose product is MAVKYLILLSKQGKVRLSKWYIAVSQKEKQRIIRELTAIIPLRKPKMCNVLEHKDSKLVYRRYASLFFIACVENDDNELITLDLIQRYVEIMDKAYGSVCELDIIFNFQVAYHVIDELVIDGVIQESSASEVLKRVNQQDQQELDEFMDATYA